A single region of the Bacillus thermozeamaize genome encodes:
- a CDS encoding AAA family ATPase, which translates to MMEVLEHVKQVIIGKDDVIVKCLVAIVAGGHLLLEDVPGVGKTMLVRALARTLGLRFQRIQFTPDLLPSDVTGVSVYNQQTAQFEFRPGPIMGNLVLADEVNRTSPRTQAALLEAMEEGKVTVDGTTYPLPQPFFVLATQNPVEYEGTYPLPEAQLDRFMFKLSLGYPSPEDEVAMLARMQTGGMLDKLEPVLSAEELLQIQEEVRQVAASELIQYYIVQLVEQTRKHPSIYLGVSPRGSLALLRAAQGHAYLHGRSYVLPDDVKALVYDTLAHRLILHAEARLGGLKERDVLEGILQKVPVPI; encoded by the coding sequence ATGATGGAAGTGCTGGAGCATGTCAAACAGGTGATCATCGGCAAAGATGATGTGATTGTCAAATGCCTGGTGGCCATTGTGGCAGGAGGACACCTGCTTTTGGAAGATGTTCCGGGGGTCGGCAAGACGATGCTGGTCCGGGCGTTGGCCAGGACATTGGGATTGCGCTTTCAGCGGATTCAGTTCACGCCTGACTTGTTGCCCTCGGATGTCACCGGTGTATCGGTTTACAATCAGCAGACGGCCCAGTTTGAATTCCGTCCTGGGCCGATCATGGGCAACTTGGTGTTGGCCGATGAGGTGAACCGCACTTCGCCCCGCACGCAGGCGGCGCTCCTGGAAGCGATGGAAGAAGGAAAAGTGACGGTGGATGGGACCACTTATCCGTTGCCCCAGCCTTTTTTTGTTTTGGCGACGCAAAACCCTGTGGAATATGAAGGAACGTACCCGCTGCCGGAAGCGCAGCTGGATCGGTTTATGTTCAAGTTGAGTCTCGGGTATCCCAGCCCCGAGGATGAGGTGGCGATGTTGGCCCGCATGCAGACAGGCGGGATGCTGGACAAGCTGGAGCCGGTGCTGAGTGCCGAAGAATTGCTGCAGATCCAGGAAGAAGTCCGGCAAGTGGCAGCCAGTGAGCTGATCCAGTACTACATCGTGCAATTGGTGGAACAGACGAGAAAGCACCCCAGCATTTACCTGGGGGTCAGTCCACGGGGTTCACTGGCCTTGTTGCGCGCTGCGCAGGGACATGCCTATCTTCACGGGCGCTCCTATGTTTTGCCGGATGATGTCAAGGCCCTGGTCTATGACACGCTTGCCCACCGGCTCATCCTGCATGCCGAGGCACGACTGGGCGGTTTGAAGGAAAGGGATGTGTTGGAGGGGATTTTGCAGAAGGTTCCGGTGCCCATATGA
- a CDS encoding co-chaperone GroES, translating to MIKPLGDRVVVEVIEQEETTASGIVLPDTAKEKPQEGRIVAVGKGRYENGQLIPMEVKEGDRVIFSKYAGTEVKIGDKEYLIMRESDILAISE from the coding sequence ATGATCAAGCCACTGGGAGATCGGGTGGTTGTGGAAGTCATTGAACAGGAAGAGACGACCGCTAGCGGAATTGTCTTACCGGATACAGCCAAAGAGAAGCCACAGGAAGGCCGGATCGTGGCAGTGGGAAAAGGCAGATATGAGAATGGTCAATTGATTCCCATGGAAGTCAAAGAAGGGGATCGTGTCATTTTTTCCAAGTATGCGGGTACGGAAGTGAAGATCGGCGATAAAGAATATCTGATCATGCGTGAAAGCGACATCCTGGCGATCAGTGAGTAA
- a CDS encoding guanine permease yields MERFFQLRQNGTTIRTEILAGLTTFMTMAYILVVNPAILGKDGGMDLGAVFVATALSSALGSLLMGLLANYPVALAPGMGLNAYFTYTVVLGMGVPWQTALGAVFISGFLFLLLTVTKVRETIINAIPTGMKHAVSGGIGLFIAFVGLKNAGIIVSNEATLVSLNANLADPNVLLTFFGLIVTIFFLVRKVRGGIFYAMLTTAVVGMIAGVVPLPKGIVSAPPSIAPTFLQLDILDALNMGLFTIIFAFLFVDLFDNTGTLVGVTNQAGFLKDGKLPRAGRALTADALASMGGSLLGTSTVTSYIESSAGVAAGGRTGLTAVATAGFFVLSIFFFPVVETVASTAAVTSPALIVVGVMMAASLKEIEWKEMAEAIPAFLTMMLMPLTFSIATGIALGFIAYPLAKLFAGQGRQVHPVMYVLGILFVLRFIFL; encoded by the coding sequence ATGGAAAGGTTCTTCCAACTTCGTCAAAATGGGACGACCATTCGCACCGAGATCCTGGCCGGTTTGACCACCTTCATGACGATGGCTTACATTTTGGTGGTTAACCCGGCGATTCTCGGGAAAGACGGTGGCATGGACTTGGGAGCCGTCTTCGTCGCCACAGCGCTGTCATCGGCGTTGGGAAGTCTCCTGATGGGGCTTTTGGCCAACTATCCGGTGGCATTGGCACCCGGCATGGGACTCAACGCCTATTTTACGTACACCGTGGTGCTGGGGATGGGTGTGCCCTGGCAGACGGCGCTGGGAGCGGTGTTTATCTCCGGCTTTCTCTTTTTGCTTCTGACCGTCACGAAGGTGCGGGAAACCATTATCAACGCCATTCCCACCGGGATGAAGCATGCCGTCTCCGGGGGCATCGGTCTGTTCATCGCTTTCGTCGGCCTGAAAAACGCGGGGATCATTGTTTCCAATGAAGCGACGCTGGTAAGCCTGAATGCGAATTTGGCCGATCCCAATGTGTTGTTGACCTTTTTCGGACTCATTGTCACGATTTTTTTCCTGGTGCGCAAGGTGCGCGGAGGCATCTTCTATGCGATGCTGACTACGGCCGTCGTCGGGATGATTGCCGGCGTCGTTCCGCTGCCGAAGGGGATTGTTTCAGCGCCGCCGTCGATTGCTCCGACCTTTTTGCAGCTGGATATTCTCGACGCCCTGAATATGGGATTGTTTACGATCATTTTCGCTTTTCTGTTTGTCGACTTGTTTGACAACACAGGGACACTGGTGGGTGTGACCAATCAGGCCGGGTTTCTGAAAGACGGCAAGTTGCCTCGTGCCGGCCGGGCTTTGACTGCCGATGCGTTGGCGTCCATGGGGGGATCCCTGCTGGGGACATCCACTGTCACTTCCTATATCGAGTCGTCCGCAGGCGTAGCAGCGGGTGGAAGGACCGGCCTGACAGCCGTCGCGACAGCGGGATTTTTTGTGCTGTCCATTTTCTTTTTCCCTGTCGTAGAAACGGTGGCCAGCACCGCTGCGGTTACCTCTCCGGCCTTGATCGTGGTCGGGGTGATGATGGCTGCCAGTTTGAAGGAAATTGAATGGAAGGAGATGGCTGAAGCCATCCCCGCATTTCTCACCATGATGCTGATGCCGTTGACGTTCAGCATTGCTACGGGAATCGCACTGGGATTCATCGCCTATCCGCTGGCCAAGTTGTTTGCCGGTCAGGGGCGCCAGGTACATCCCGTCATGTACGTGCTTGGGATTTTGTTTGTCCTGCGATTTATCTTTTTATGA
- a CDS encoding twin arginine-targeting protein translocase TatC, which translates to MRRLTRRRHIQEEQDAKEMHWLAHYAELRKRLIRVMIVFVLSFIAGFAFSEPIVQWLKAGAQVQVDWHVFSPGDALWVWLQVAFISSLVVVVPYLLFELWGFVAPGLTPRERRVTLRYIPASAVLFAGGICFAYTVLFPMLLRFMQSLAERIGANEMYGVAQYFQFMFNFILPFGLLFELPVVMLFLTRLGILNPRILSRARKYAYLALVIIATMITPPDLVSDLMVTIPLFLLYEISLWLSVLTYRKMQRARSLHEANES; encoded by the coding sequence ATGAGGCGATTGACCCGGAGAAGGCACATTCAAGAAGAGCAAGACGCCAAGGAGATGCACTGGCTGGCGCATTATGCCGAGTTGCGGAAACGTCTCATCCGCGTGATGATTGTCTTTGTTCTGAGCTTCATTGCCGGTTTTGCCTTTTCGGAACCAATCGTTCAGTGGCTCAAAGCGGGGGCACAGGTGCAGGTTGACTGGCACGTGTTTTCGCCAGGCGATGCGCTTTGGGTCTGGCTCCAGGTGGCCTTTATCTCCAGCTTGGTGGTGGTCGTGCCCTACCTGCTCTTTGAGCTTTGGGGTTTCGTGGCGCCGGGCCTGACACCCCGGGAACGCCGCGTGACGTTGCGGTATATTCCTGCTTCTGCCGTCCTTTTCGCCGGCGGCATTTGTTTTGCGTATACGGTGCTTTTTCCGATGCTTCTCCGCTTCATGCAGTCCCTGGCGGAACGGATCGGCGCCAACGAGATGTACGGGGTGGCCCAGTATTTCCAGTTCATGTTCAACTTTATCCTGCCGTTTGGCCTGCTGTTTGAATTGCCGGTGGTCATGTTGTTCCTGACCCGGCTGGGCATATTGAATCCTCGGATTCTGTCGCGCGCAAGAAAATATGCCTATTTGGCCCTGGTGATCATTGCGACGATGATCACACCGCCGGATCTTGTGAGCGATTTAATGGTCACCATTCCGCTGTTCCTGCTGTATGAAATCAGTTTGTGGTTATCGGTGTTGACCTATCGGAAAATGCAGCGGGCTCGTTCCCTGCATGAAGCCAATGAATCGTGA
- a CDS encoding preprotein translocase subunit TatA, with translation MNSIGLSGLVLILIVALLVFGPSKLPELGRAFGKTLREFKNATQGLVDDEDSDMKEKRKDVK, from the coding sequence GTGAATAGTATCGGCTTGTCAGGTCTGGTGCTGATCTTGATTGTGGCCTTGTTGGTTTTCGGACCTTCGAAATTGCCGGAGTTGGGCCGGGCGTTCGGCAAGACGCTGCGCGAATTTAAAAATGCGACACAAGGTCTGGTGGATGACGAAGACAGCGACATGAAAGAAAAACGCAAGGACGTAAAGTAG
- a CDS encoding chaperonin GroL — protein MAKQIEFSEKARAAMLRGVDALANAVKVTLGPKGRNVVLEKKFGSPLITNDGVTIAKEIELQDPYENMGAQLVKEVATKTNDVAGDGTTTATVLAQAMIREGLKNVTAGANPMVIRRGIEKAVNAAVEEIKKIAKPIQGRQSIAQVAAISASDETIGELIAEAMEKVGNDGVITVEESKGFTTELEVVEGMQFDRGYISPYMITDTEKMEAVLEDPYILITDKKLGNIQEILPVLERVVQQGKPLLIIAEDVEGEALATLVVNKLRGTFTAVAVKAPGFGDRRKAMLEDIAILTGGQVITEELGLELKSTTIEQLGRARQVKVTKEETIIVDGYGDKAKINGRINQIRQQLEETTSDFDREKLQERLAKLAGGVAVIKVGAATETEMKEKKLRIEDALNSTRAAVEEGIVAGGGTALVNVIKAVEAVQAEGDELTGVRIVLRALEEPVRQIAANAGLEGSVIAEKLKKEKPGIGFNAATGEWVDMIEAGIVDPAKVTRSALQNAASVAAMFLTTEAIVAEIPEKENNNQPGMGGMDMM, from the coding sequence ATGGCGAAACAGATTGAATTCAGCGAGAAGGCACGTGCTGCAATGTTGCGCGGCGTGGATGCCCTGGCCAACGCAGTGAAAGTCACGCTGGGACCGAAAGGGCGCAACGTCGTACTGGAAAAGAAATTTGGTTCTCCGCTGATCACCAATGACGGCGTGACGATTGCCAAGGAGATTGAACTGCAAGATCCGTATGAAAACATGGGTGCTCAGCTGGTGAAAGAGGTTGCCACCAAGACCAATGATGTGGCTGGGGACGGAACCACGACGGCAACCGTTTTGGCGCAAGCGATGATTCGCGAAGGATTGAAAAACGTCACAGCGGGCGCCAACCCGATGGTGATTCGCCGCGGAATTGAAAAAGCGGTCAATGCGGCCGTGGAGGAAATCAAGAAGATTGCCAAGCCGATTCAAGGCCGTCAATCGATTGCCCAAGTGGCTGCCATCTCTGCTTCGGATGAGACCATTGGCGAGCTGATTGCCGAAGCGATGGAAAAGGTTGGCAATGACGGCGTCATCACCGTTGAGGAGTCCAAGGGCTTCACGACCGAACTGGAAGTCGTCGAAGGAATGCAGTTTGATCGCGGATACATCTCTCCGTACATGATCACGGACACCGAAAAAATGGAGGCTGTCCTGGAAGATCCGTACATCCTGATTACCGACAAGAAACTGGGGAACATCCAAGAGATCTTGCCGGTATTGGAGCGCGTCGTACAACAAGGCAAGCCGCTTCTGATCATTGCTGAAGATGTGGAAGGGGAAGCGCTGGCCACTCTGGTCGTGAACAAGCTGCGCGGCACCTTTACAGCAGTGGCTGTCAAAGCGCCTGGATTCGGCGATCGGCGGAAGGCCATGCTGGAGGACATTGCCATCCTGACAGGCGGACAGGTCATCACCGAAGAGCTCGGCTTGGAGCTGAAGTCCACCACGATTGAACAGCTTGGACGCGCCCGTCAGGTGAAGGTGACCAAGGAAGAAACCATTATCGTCGACGGCTATGGCGACAAGGCCAAGATCAACGGCCGGATTAACCAGATCCGTCAGCAACTGGAGGAGACCACTTCCGACTTCGACCGCGAGAAGCTGCAGGAGCGTCTGGCCAAGCTGGCTGGCGGCGTGGCTGTGATCAAGGTGGGTGCGGCCACAGAAACCGAAATGAAGGAGAAGAAGCTCCGCATTGAGGACGCCCTCAACTCCACCCGCGCTGCCGTGGAAGAAGGCATTGTCGCTGGCGGCGGTACCGCACTGGTCAATGTCATCAAAGCGGTGGAAGCGGTGCAAGCCGAAGGTGACGAGTTGACCGGCGTAAGGATCGTTTTGCGCGCGCTGGAAGAGCCGGTGCGTCAGATTGCGGCCAACGCTGGATTGGAAGGCTCGGTGATCGCTGAGAAGCTGAAGAAGGAAAAACCGGGCATCGGCTTCAATGCTGCGACCGGCGAATGGGTAGACATGATTGAAGCAGGTATTGTAGACCCGGCAAAAGTGACCCGTTCGGCCCTGCAGAATGCGGCTTCCGTGGCGGCGATGTTCCTGACGACGGAAGCGATTGTGGCTGAAATTCCTGAGAAAGAGAACAACAACCAGCCGGGCATGGGCGGCATGGACATGATGTAA